A region of Senegalia massiliensis DNA encodes the following proteins:
- a CDS encoding DNA-methyltransferase has protein sequence MISRKKSRSLTKKIYEVANAKSGPFKMRHLYSELEGEKKHSIRARVYEKLGILFKKIARDTYVTITEKGNACMVIEGDGLDLSNIKDSSIDTVYFDPPWNDNKSNKGGNRNFATYETVDLNISFWKEVSRVVKDNHFVIVNMPFENANNYKMIYKWKIQAEECGLQYYAKVPWVKGNFTANTGRNSKNKEELVFFTKGKARKLRIDAKKSKLTGKEHFMRGAAGMLPTCFNIQPPTRKNRIHPSEKPVSLHAEVLKYVMKKGEVVLDMFAGSGNLGITCLEEGYNCILIEKAKKYVDLMKENLHLESFATV, from the coding sequence ATGATTAGCAGAAAAAAATCTAGGTCTTTAACTAAGAAGATTTACGAAGTTGCAAATGCGAAAAGTGGTCCATTCAAAATGAGACATTTATACTCTGAACTTGAAGGAGAAAAGAAACACTCAATTAGAGCAAGAGTTTATGAAAAACTTGGTATCTTATTTAAAAAAATCGCTAGAGATACATATGTAACTATTACTGAAAAAGGTAATGCTTGTATGGTTATTGAAGGTGATGGACTAGACTTATCTAATATCAAAGATAGCAGTATAGATACTGTATACTTTGACCCTCCTTGGAATGATAATAAATCTAATAAGGGTGGAAATCGTAATTTTGCAACATATGAAACTGTTGATCTTAACATTTCTTTCTGGAAGGAAGTATCAAGAGTAGTTAAAGATAATCATTTTGTTATTGTAAATATGCCTTTTGAAAATGCGAATAACTATAAAATGATTTATAAATGGAAAATACAAGCGGAGGAATGTGGTTTACAGTATTACGCAAAAGTTCCTTGGGTGAAAGGAAACTTTACTGCGAATACAGGAAGAAATTCTAAAAATAAAGAAGAGCTAGTTTTCTTTACTAAAGGTAAAGCAAGAAAACTAAGGATAGACGCTAAAAAAAGTAAACTTACAGGTAAAGAACATTTTATGCGAGGTGCTGCAGGGATGTTACCAACTTGTTTTAATATTCAACCTCCAACCAGAAAGAATAGGATACATCCTTCTGAAAAGCCTGTATCTTTACATGCAGAAGTTTTGAAGTATGTAATGAAGAAAGGCGAAGTAGTACTAGATATGTTCGCAGGAAGTGGCAATTTAGGCATTACTTGTTTAGAAGAAGGATATAACTGTATTCTGATAGAAAAGGCAAAAAAATATGTAGATTTAATGAAAGAAAATCTGCACTTAGAGTCCTTTGCTACTGTTTAA
- a CDS encoding ArdC family protein — protein sequence MAKKNVYDYVTERIIKQLEEGTIPWQKPWKGGLPINYISRKPYRGINLTLLPYSGEYLTFKQAKKLGATLKEGESKNWHMVTFFKFNDYKKEVVNKKGEKEIKIKTYPILRYYKVYHIDSFDGLESKLDVSEHDPIESAEEILNRYSEVPIYHKDNRAYYQPKNDVINVPKKELFETIEEYYSTAFHEMVHSTGHEERLDRFTNTDQFQFGSESYSFEELVAELGSSMLCGIAGIEDVTIDNSASYIKGWLSKLKNDKHLIVKASSQAQKACDYIQNLSSQQNIKEVNENVA from the coding sequence TTGGCTAAGAAGAATGTATATGATTATGTAACAGAAAGAATAATAAAACAATTAGAAGAAGGTACTATACCTTGGCAAAAACCTTGGAAGGGTGGTCTCCCAATTAATTATATTAGTAGAAAACCATATAGAGGTATTAATTTGACGTTATTGCCATATTCAGGAGAATACTTGACTTTTAAACAAGCTAAAAAGCTTGGTGCAACACTTAAAGAAGGAGAAAGCAAGAATTGGCATATGGTAACTTTCTTTAAATTCAATGACTATAAGAAAGAAGTAGTTAATAAAAAAGGAGAAAAGGAAATCAAAATTAAAACCTACCCTATACTAAGATATTATAAGGTATATCATATTGATAGTTTTGATGGACTTGAAAGTAAATTGGATGTATCAGAACATGATCCGATAGAATCTGCTGAAGAAATATTAAACAGATATTCGGAAGTACCTATTTATCATAAGGATAATAGAGCTTATTATCAACCCAAAAATGATGTTATTAATGTACCTAAAAAAGAATTATTTGAAACAATAGAAGAATACTACAGTACTGCTTTTCATGAAATGGTACATAGTACAGGACATGAAGAAAGATTGGATAGATTTACTAACACAGACCAATTTCAATTTGGCTCCGAATCTTATTCATTTGAGGAACTAGTAGCTGAATTAGGTTCATCTATGCTATGTGGAATAGCAGGAATTGAAGATGTAACTATTGATAACTCTGCATCATACATTAAAGGGTGGTTATCTAAGCTAAAAAATGATAAACATCTAATTGTTAAAGCATCATCACAGGCACAAAAAGCTTGTGATTATATACAGAATTTATCTAGTCAACAAAATATAAAAGAAGTTAATGAAAATGTAGCATAG
- the dnaN gene encoding DNA polymerase III subunit beta: MKIIVSQKELAKGIKSVARGVSAKTSLPILQGIKIVAKSDYLFLTGTNLDLTIETKISCEIIKEGGCVLDAKMLSSIISKLPSDDITISVEDGNAIITNSTSKFELLTENVMEFPEPNIATDGNEIEIETDILLECIRKVFSAISDDNTRPILTGAKVEIENNTLTFVALDGYRLAYKSAIVNYDGTLDAVIPKAVLNEINRILTTSKDIEDTHVTISSNLATFRLENTRISTRLLEGQFIDYKQLLKDTAKTVVTVNVNELKNSIERATILGKNTANNLVKLSFADGKVTIKSNSEIGKSVEELETEKFVGEDTIIAFNSMYLLDGIKGINSNEVKLYIDSSVQPMIMRESEDEKSSIYLVLPVRLNN; the protein is encoded by the coding sequence ATGAAAATCATAGTAAGTCAAAAGGAATTAGCAAAAGGAATAAAATCAGTAGCAAGAGGGGTAAGTGCTAAAACATCTCTACCAATATTACAAGGGATAAAGATTGTTGCTAAGTCAGATTATTTGTTTTTGACAGGAACAAATTTAGATTTAACAATAGAAACTAAAATTTCTTGTGAAATTATTAAAGAAGGTGGTTGTGTTTTAGATGCAAAAATGCTATCAAGTATTATATCAAAATTACCTTCTGATGATATTACTATTTCAGTAGAAGATGGAAATGCTATAATAACAAACTCAACTTCAAAGTTTGAGTTATTAACAGAAAATGTTATGGAATTTCCAGAGCCTAACATAGCAACTGATGGTAATGAAATAGAGATAGAAACTGACATCTTACTGGAATGCATAAGGAAAGTTTTCTCTGCTATTTCTGATGATAATACTAGACCAATTCTTACAGGGGCAAAAGTAGAAATTGAAAATAATACTTTAACTTTTGTTGCATTAGATGGGTATAGACTTGCATATAAATCTGCTATAGTTAATTATGATGGCACTTTAGATGCAGTAATACCTAAAGCAGTACTAAATGAAATCAATAGAATATTAACTACTTCTAAAGATATAGAAGATACTCATGTTACAATATCTAGTAATCTAGCAACTTTCAGATTAGAGAACACAAGAATATCAACTAGACTTTTAGAAGGACAATTTATTGATTATAAACAGTTATTAAAAGATACTGCAAAGACAGTTGTTACTGTTAATGTTAACGAATTAAAAAATTCTATTGAAAGAGCAACAATATTAGGTAAGAACACTGCAAACAATTTAGTTAAATTAAGTTTCGCAGATGGAAAAGTTACTATTAAATCTAATTCTGAGATTGGAAAATCAGTTGAAGAGTTAGAAACTGAAAAATTTGTAGGTGAAGATACAATTATAGCTTTTAATTCTATGTATTTATTAGATGGAATTAAAGGTATAAATTCCAATGAAGTTAAACTATATATAGATTCAAGCGTTCAACCTATGATAATGAGAGAGAGTGAAGATGAAAAATCTTCTATTTACCTAGTATTACCTGTAAGATTAAATAATTAA
- a CDS encoding helicase-related protein: MKIKRVIKCIEGLVESAKEILSLESYNRYEKYNLSIMKTWLEGLSKQGFEPKERFEELHNTIDALYNSSNSAIYVYVKELYNPARELLSLLEGKAEELEPYKFQEINVDHNYYKAKTVLYDEDSETNTKTIRYIIATFLSEQQMKAMLSNLQKGMKRIKIGDNWNEVAQAVSNGYRCLYQRTTSENVGDGVHAIIYNEDERVIKVHQEDNPVDRVYQFIAANCKTGIIPNWKSYFYNKLTDEGLLRECKGFDYTGKAPSIIVLSEEINTELIMQYKEEGLRKGLIKLDVEENVELSEDATFFELVNDYVIPYIKEEKVHYQVGDPISPIISSPIDFGKGKIGKLYPKQQITAQGGLKAMKDGKPFIILSGSMGVGKTLISSKLALAQIYEMYGKFNGRIALFCQGILINKWQREFLQACKPLRIKPRFIRLDSLENVKKLDKEPKGLEVLLISRDKSKRSYLEEMATNERFNKNSLMKITNFKEKVVAKHEDNKVVFVNSNELPIHLMKIAGRRIEKETQKPTILYKKQLDNEGNIISYKIVTPSKTLKNTFTTNNYKSYDFELNSVEFTNFNNHITENLEVLIDESEYKIHRQTSFDNGLVCPSCGGYIYQNPQNLFHEEKYTKHIRRKKKDKSSSFLKCNHYVKADGTTLMDFEIKGIREGEISVAFVDDTETITYLDAENNPIEGSELLDVKANKYTGIYIINVKKCNQKLWSAVDKKGYRTVNTLAMTKRKFKSKFIDFAIVDEFHQFSAQSNQGYTYGLLANQSKYMINLSGTISSGTASSLFYLLYRLYPQKMKKLGYEYSEVGKFIDHYGRREKKTKIRTEHQYNKSGKGYKSSPSVKEKAGISPLLYTNLLSDVMIARTIEDMQLPMPKLKYYKHEIEMSSEIKNGYDNLKQQLIDFMKENKHLPLGGSYLHSLLSYPDLPQQSPIYWNKTDMLVATPEHIDLKDKILPKEQKLIDTINREISEGRKVLVYMEYTGEKGISKRVINILRDQGIKAIEMKSNGKGKVKTEEREEWIEQKSREGYQCILTNPKLVEVGLNIIDYPSIYYYECPLGNVKLLRQSERRAWRTNQKQECRIYYSYYSETLQEDLLKLIGGKKKASLALEGVFSEDLLSNMGDVDDGGSEALFKVLKGKITMKEDDLEGFGFSDESDLENIIKSTQTINDNANNFNTNIHSNDSRTQIDLFTITEEELTTINKKEKKKKNIGEGQLRLFAM; encoded by the coding sequence ATGAAAATTAAAAGAGTTATAAAGTGCATTGAAGGGTTAGTGGAGAGTGCTAAAGAAATACTTAGTCTAGAAAGCTATAATAGATACGAGAAATATAATCTAAGTATCATGAAAACTTGGCTAGAAGGACTTAGCAAACAAGGTTTCGAGCCTAAAGAAAGGTTTGAAGAATTACACAACACTATTGATGCATTATACAATAGTTCTAATAGTGCTATTTATGTATATGTCAAAGAGTTATATAATCCTGCAAGAGAGTTATTATCACTTCTTGAAGGGAAGGCAGAGGAATTAGAGCCTTATAAATTTCAAGAAATAAATGTAGATCATAATTACTATAAAGCTAAGACAGTACTATATGATGAAGATTCAGAAACAAATACAAAGACTATTAGATATATAATTGCTACATTCCTATCTGAACAACAAATGAAAGCTATGTTGTCTAATCTTCAAAAAGGCATGAAGAGAATTAAAATTGGAGACAATTGGAATGAAGTAGCACAAGCAGTTTCAAATGGATATCGTTGTCTATATCAACGTACCACTAGTGAGAATGTAGGTGATGGAGTCCATGCAATTATCTATAATGAAGATGAGAGAGTTATAAAAGTACACCAAGAAGATAATCCAGTAGATAGAGTGTATCAATTTATCGCAGCTAATTGTAAAACAGGGATTATTCCAAATTGGAAATCTTATTTTTATAACAAACTTACTGATGAAGGTTTACTAAGAGAGTGTAAGGGGTTTGATTATACAGGAAAAGCACCTAGTATTATTGTTTTATCAGAAGAAATTAATACTGAACTGATAATGCAATATAAAGAAGAAGGTCTTAGAAAAGGTTTAATCAAACTTGATGTAGAAGAAAATGTAGAATTAAGTGAAGATGCTACATTTTTTGAACTTGTTAATGATTATGTAATTCCTTATATTAAAGAGGAAAAAGTACATTATCAAGTAGGTGATCCTATTTCACCAATAATTTCTTCACCGATAGACTTTGGTAAAGGTAAGATAGGTAAACTATATCCTAAACAACAAATAACAGCTCAAGGTGGACTAAAGGCTATGAAAGATGGTAAACCTTTTATAATTCTTAGCGGGTCCATGGGTGTAGGAAAAACGTTGATTTCATCGAAGTTAGCCCTAGCACAGATATATGAAATGTATGGTAAATTTAATGGTAGGATAGCATTATTCTGTCAAGGAATTTTAATAAACAAATGGCAAAGAGAATTTTTACAAGCGTGTAAACCATTAAGAATTAAACCTAGATTCATTAGACTAGATAGCTTAGAAAATGTGAAAAAACTTGATAAAGAGCCTAAAGGTTTAGAAGTTTTATTAATATCAAGAGATAAGTCAAAAAGAAGTTATTTAGAGGAAATGGCAACTAATGAAAGGTTTAATAAAAATAGCCTTATGAAAATTACTAATTTCAAAGAAAAAGTAGTTGCTAAACATGAAGATAATAAAGTAGTATTTGTTAATAGCAATGAATTACCGATACATTTAATGAAAATTGCAGGGAGAAGAATAGAAAAGGAAACACAAAAGCCTACTATCCTTTATAAAAAGCAATTAGACAATGAAGGTAATATTATAAGTTATAAGATAGTTACACCTTCTAAAACCCTTAAAAATACTTTTACAACTAATAACTATAAGTCTTATGATTTCGAATTGAACTCTGTTGAGTTTACTAATTTCAATAATCATATTACTGAGAATTTAGAAGTATTGATTGATGAAAGTGAGTATAAAATTCATAGACAAACTTCATTTGATAATGGTCTTGTATGTCCTAGTTGTGGTGGATATATATATCAGAATCCTCAAAACTTATTCCATGAAGAAAAATATACTAAGCACATAAGAAGAAAGAAAAAGGATAAATCATCATCTTTCCTAAAGTGTAATCACTATGTTAAAGCTGATGGAACAACTCTTATGGACTTTGAGATAAAAGGCATTAGAGAAGGTGAAATATCAGTTGCATTTGTGGATGATACTGAAACTATCACATACTTAGATGCTGAAAATAATCCAATAGAGGGTAGTGAGTTATTGGATGTTAAAGCAAACAAATATACAGGAATATATATAATCAATGTTAAAAAGTGTAATCAAAAATTATGGTCAGCTGTTGATAAAAAAGGTTATAGAACAGTAAATACCTTAGCAATGACTAAAAGAAAATTCAAGTCAAAGTTTATAGATTTTGCAATAGTTGATGAATTTCATCAGTTTTCAGCACAAAGTAATCAAGGTTATACTTATGGCTTATTAGCAAATCAGAGCAAGTATATGATTAATTTATCTGGTACTATTAGTTCTGGTACTGCATCAAGTCTATTTTATCTACTTTATAGATTGTATCCTCAAAAAATGAAGAAACTTGGATATGAATATTCAGAAGTAGGTAAGTTCATTGATCATTATGGGAGACGTGAGAAGAAAACAAAAATTAGAACAGAACACCAATACAATAAAAGTGGAAAAGGTTATAAATCGTCACCTTCGGTTAAAGAGAAGGCAGGTATTTCACCACTTTTATATACTAATTTACTTAGTGATGTAATGATAGCAAGAACAATAGAAGATATGCAATTACCAATGCCAAAACTAAAGTATTACAAACATGAAATTGAAATGAGTAGCGAAATCAAAAATGGTTATGATAATCTAAAGCAACAATTAATTGACTTTATGAAAGAGAATAAGCATTTGCCACTTGGAGGAAGTTACTTACACAGTTTACTAAGCTACCCAGATTTACCTCAACAATCTCCTATATATTGGAACAAAACTGATATGCTAGTAGCAACCCCAGAGCATATTGACTTAAAGGATAAAATTTTACCAAAAGAGCAGAAACTTATTGATACAATAAATCGTGAAATAAGTGAAGGTAGAAAGGTACTAGTATATATGGAATATACAGGAGAGAAGGGAATTAGTAAAAGAGTTATTAATATACTTAGAGACCAAGGGATAAAAGCAATTGAAATGAAGTCTAACGGAAAAGGAAAAGTTAAAACTGAAGAAAGAGAAGAATGGATTGAGCAAAAATCTAGAGAAGGATACCAATGTATTCTAACTAATCCAAAACTAGTTGAAGTAGGATTAAATATAATTGACTACCCAAGTATTTACTATTATGAGTGTCCTCTTGGAAATGTTAAACTGCTGAGACAAAGTGAACGTAGAGCGTGGAGAACCAACCAAAAGCAAGAATGTCGCATTTACTACTCTTACTATTCAGAGACATTACAAGAAGATTTACTTAAATTAATAGGGGGTAAGAAGAAAGCATCACTTGCACTTGAAGGAGTATTCTCAGAAGATTTACTCTCAAATATGGGTGATGTTGATGATGGAGGAAGTGAAGCTTTGTTTAAAGTCCTTAAAGGTAAAATAACAATGAAAGAAGATGATTTAGAAGGCTTTGGTTTTTCTGATGAATCTGACCTTGAAAACATTATTAAATCAACTCAAACTATTAACGATAATGCAAATAACTTTAATACAAATATTCATTCTAATGATAGTCGTACACAAATAGATCTGTTTACAATAACAGAAGAAGAATTAACTACTATCAATAAGAAAGAAAAAAAGAAGAAAAATATTGGAGAAGGTCAATTAAGACTTTTTGCAATGTAA